A genomic segment from Gammaproteobacteria bacterium encodes:
- the ubiE gene encoding bifunctional 2-octaprenyl-6-methoxy-1,4-benzoquinol methylase and demethylmenaquinone methyltransferase: protein MTEQHQANQTTHFGFQQIPIEEKASRVGAVFDSVANRYDLMNDLMSCGIHRLWKRFTVEIAGVRPGERILDVAGGTGDLAVAFAERVGAQGAVVVTDINAAMLTVGRDRLTDRGLVSNISYVQGDAQHLPFPDNHFHCITIAFGLRNVTHLDWALTSMLRVLRPGGRLLVLEFSKPAQFLRPAYDLYSFKILPMLGDLVVNDSESYRYLAESIRMHPDQDTLKGMMETAGFKRCEYFNLTGGITALHRGYKL from the coding sequence ATGACCGAGCAACACCAAGCTAACCAGACTACTCACTTTGGCTTTCAACAGATCCCGATCGAAGAAAAGGCCAGTCGAGTGGGGGCTGTTTTTGATTCTGTGGCGAATCGCTACGATTTAATGAATGATCTTATGTCTTGTGGTATTCACCGTTTGTGGAAACGCTTTACGGTTGAGATCGCGGGGGTGCGCCCCGGTGAACGAATATTAGATGTGGCCGGGGGAACCGGTGATTTGGCGGTCGCCTTTGCCGAGCGAGTTGGTGCGCAGGGGGCAGTGGTGGTAACCGATATCAATGCGGCCATGTTAACCGTCGGTCGTGATCGACTCACTGACCGCGGTCTCGTGAGTAATATCTCCTATGTCCAGGGTGATGCCCAGCACTTGCCTTTTCCAGATAATCATTTTCATTGCATTACCATTGCCTTTGGGTTGCGCAACGTTACGCATCTCGATTGGGCGCTCACTTCTATGTTGCGGGTACTGCGACCCGGCGGTCGATTGCTTGTTCTGGAATTTTCTAAACCAGCGCAATTTCTGCGCCCGGCCTATGATCTCTATTCCTTCAAGATTCTACCAATGCTTGGTGATCTTGTAGTCAATGATTCTGAGAGTTATCGTTACCTTGCTGAGTCGATCCGTATGCATCCAGACCAAGATACTCTCAAGGGAATGATGGAGACTGCGGGCTTTAAACGTTGTGAGTATTTCAATCTTACGGGTGGAATTACTGCCCTCCACCGAGGTTATAAGCTATGA
- a CDS encoding Thymidine diphospho-4-keto-rhamnose 3,5-epimerase: MDIIKTELDGVLLIKPPTIFEDFRGHYVEIYNQPLYQNAGVTPNFIQDDISVSSKGVLRGIHGDDQTWKLISCLHGRFYFVVVNNDPLSPQYRKWLSMTLSEINRTQVLVPPKHGNGHLVLSDTAIFHYKQTSEYNRKSQFTIRWNDPTYNIWWPIQDPILSQRDQGIP; the protein is encoded by the coding sequence ATGGATATCATCAAAACCGAACTCGATGGCGTCTTATTAATAAAACCACCGACCATCTTCGAGGACTTTCGCGGACACTATGTCGAGATCTACAATCAACCGCTGTATCAGAACGCAGGGGTTACACCCAATTTCATTCAGGATGACATATCGGTATCTTCCAAAGGTGTCCTACGAGGTATTCATGGTGACGACCAAACCTGGAAATTGATATCATGCCTCCATGGTCGCTTCTATTTCGTTGTGGTCAATAACGATCCCCTGTCGCCACAATATCGGAAATGGCTATCCATGACGCTGTCTGAGATCAATCGTACCCAGGTGCTGGTACCGCCAAAACATGGAAATGGTCACTTAGTATTAAGTGATACTGCCATTTTTCATTACAAGCAAACCAGCGAATACAACCGCAAGTCGCAATTCACTATCCGTTGGAACGACCCAACTTATAATATCTGGTGGCCAATACAGGATCCGATACTATCACAGCGCGATCAGGGCATACCATAA
- a CDS encoding conserved hypothetical protein (Evidence 4 : Unknown function but conserved in other organisms): MTLATKLLSIVLCGKNDNYLGDFKYRIQSAINYAGINCTKAGFQDMVEILIVDWNSDTPLSQELKLLPDAYDMCRYVEVPSGVASSYHLNGRQFNTEAAANAGLRRSMGRYAMFVPADILLTETLFRNLMAILSKQVQTTFNPAKTALYLDRKIIPWQIVEKKFTLQEWDRYIQLCGRNLFHDRYYIGLNGGYGGLLLHRDLWAECQGFAENNDGWAITDTEWGLRINQKYAGVSLASLGVMLYDMSQKPSSMLQRKPGRLVTYSNQLHRNNPGWGLGNYDLKQTKGIPGIPTTAPPALFIRPDPAAAMEKIRDVATNLVPKLPGAAQIPSGSAEQILLASLAWYCTTYLPIRYLEFNCHAGLSTLAFAGLCPYGEIYSIDDYEEFDQNQDFQRYLDSLPHGRLYSMNFQGHSQIVTGEGSSALERLEENFSGEFRFDLVVLRCDMFKTLAPRQQVIDKILATLPFGGALLITSKLLESFNELLPYLQSVHYRHFFLQSTNVPFIFLMKA; encoded by the coding sequence ATGACGCTCGCTACCAAGCTACTCTCTATCGTCCTGTGTGGCAAAAACGACAACTACCTCGGCGATTTTAAGTACCGTATCCAAAGTGCGATTAACTACGCTGGCATCAATTGCACTAAGGCGGGCTTCCAGGATATGGTTGAGATCCTGATCGTAGATTGGAACAGTGACACACCACTGAGCCAAGAACTCAAACTGTTACCTGATGCCTACGATATGTGTCGTTATGTTGAGGTTCCTTCAGGAGTAGCCTCCTCCTACCATCTTAATGGCAGACAATTCAATACCGAGGCAGCGGCCAATGCTGGACTGAGACGTTCGATGGGTAGATACGCCATGTTCGTACCCGCCGATATCTTATTGACGGAGACGTTGTTTCGAAACCTTATGGCCATTCTTAGCAAACAGGTTCAAACAACTTTTAATCCCGCCAAGACGGCATTGTATCTGGACCGAAAGATCATTCCTTGGCAGATCGTCGAAAAGAAATTCACCCTCCAAGAATGGGACCGCTATATCCAACTCTGCGGGAGAAATCTCTTCCATGATCGCTATTATATCGGTTTAAATGGCGGATACGGTGGTCTCCTCCTTCATCGGGATTTGTGGGCCGAATGTCAAGGATTTGCTGAGAATAATGATGGCTGGGCCATAACCGATACCGAATGGGGTCTGAGGATCAATCAGAAATACGCTGGAGTATCCTTGGCCTCTCTCGGGGTTATGCTCTACGATATGTCCCAGAAACCGAGTTCCATGCTCCAGCGTAAACCCGGCAGGCTGGTAACCTACAGCAATCAATTGCATCGAAATAATCCAGGCTGGGGCCTAGGCAATTACGACCTCAAACAAACCAAAGGCATTCCGGGCATACCGACGACGGCGCCGCCCGCACTGTTTATTCGCCCAGATCCCGCAGCGGCCATGGAAAAGATCAGGGATGTCGCCACCAACCTTGTACCAAAATTACCAGGAGCAGCCCAGATTCCGTCAGGGAGTGCCGAACAAATTCTCCTTGCAAGTTTGGCCTGGTACTGTACAACCTATCTACCCATTCGTTATTTAGAGTTCAATTGCCACGCCGGACTATCCACCCTAGCCTTTGCCGGACTCTGCCCTTATGGAGAAATATATTCCATTGACGACTATGAAGAGTTTGATCAGAATCAGGATTTTCAGCGCTACCTGGATTCTTTACCCCACGGTAGACTGTACAGCATGAATTTCCAAGGTCATTCTCAGATCGTCACCGGCGAGGGAAGCAGCGCCCTAGAGAGATTAGAAGAGAATTTCTCAGGAGAATTTCGGTTTGACCTGGTGGTGCTCCGATGCGATATGTTCAAAACTCTTGCGCCCCGCCAGCAAGTCATCGACAAAATTCTTGCCACGCTACCTTTCGGTGGTGCTTTATTGATCACAAGCAAACTCTTAGAGTCATTTAACGAACTACTTCCTTACCTGCAAAGCGTTCATTATCGCCATTTCTTCCTACAATCCACTAACGTGCCTTTTATTTTTCTAATGAAGGCATGA
- a CDS encoding DNA topoisomerase III, translating into MTRLYLCEKPSQARDIARVLGALRKGDGCLMGEAEGRQVVVTWCYGHLLEMMPPDGYDPAFKRWSLDILPIVPTQWRLVAKSSGAAQLKAIQTLLKSAIEVIIATDADREGELIAREVLTLSRWRGPVRRLWLSALDDVSIRKALATLLPGAKTEPLWQAGLGRARADWLVGMNLTRAYTVTGRRAGYDGVLSVGRVQTPTLKLIVDRDRTIASFVSVAYFDVAALFTLVGDSAYCGGRVSPSGKDAIEKGKGTARTGQAGAKKEGTGARGQVIGGGNELQERRFRARWVPPEQVADAEGRCIKREAAEKVVIRVVGRVGSITKAETKRVKEPPPLPFDLSTLQQIASRRLTMGAQQVLDTAQALYETHKAITYPRTDCPYLPESQHREAPGVLAAVAASDSGLVALVRGADATLRSRAWDESKITAHHAIIPTAAKVDVGRMNATETQLYDLIRRRYLAQFYPAYEYDHTEVEVEVEVEQEIFRTTGRVMRIPGWRTVLGKELPAEGGEDEVPPLPAMTIGESSEVLEAALEDKQTRPPPHYTEGTLIAAMKNVGRSVADPKLKKVLKETSGIGTEATRASIIEILIKRNFLVREGKRYLHSTPTGQALVDALPEAVKDPATTALWEQGLDEIARGEATLEPFLERQARWVGEMVALVKTGQMPVGLASLAKRVAVSAPVTTTRNSAKPTRKWSRGTGGKSKKAEKLGIANTSSNEEPGMSYPRKTQSPRATTRPTVGPIAVVAEPPPLVTATVSSREEPSSWGDAPPWEVVPPWEVCGGEAPPPWEEDPAWEMDVPPPSDEVPLPRVRDTVARSNPPLVTQPSAPPTGTQNIVPTAGDPCPSCNQGRLIQRTARRGSNAGGTFLGCSKFPHCRYTVAG; encoded by the coding sequence GTGACTCGGCTCTACCTCTGTGAAAAGCCATCTCAGGCCCGTGATATTGCTCGCGTGTTGGGGGCGCTGCGTAAGGGGGATGGCTGCCTGATGGGCGAGGCAGAGGGGCGACAGGTAGTGGTGACCTGGTGCTACGGTCACCTACTCGAGATGATGCCGCCGGACGGTTATGACCCCGCCTTCAAGCGCTGGAGCCTGGATATCCTCCCCATTGTCCCCACGCAGTGGCGACTCGTGGCCAAGTCCAGTGGGGCTGCCCAGCTTAAGGCTATCCAAACTCTACTCAAATCGGCTATCGAGGTCATTATTGCCACCGACGCCGATCGTGAAGGTGAACTCATCGCTCGTGAGGTGTTAACCCTCTCGCGTTGGCGTGGACCGGTACGGCGGTTGTGGCTCTCGGCTTTGGACGATGTCAGTATCCGCAAGGCTCTTGCGACGTTGCTGCCCGGGGCAAAGACTGAGCCGTTATGGCAGGCTGGGTTGGGTCGGGCGCGGGCCGATTGGTTGGTGGGTATGAATCTAACCCGTGCCTACACTGTTACCGGACGGCGTGCTGGCTACGATGGGGTGTTGTCGGTGGGACGGGTGCAGACCCCAACGCTCAAGCTCATCGTGGACCGTGATCGGACCATTGCGTCCTTTGTTTCTGTGGCATATTTCGATGTTGCTGCGTTGTTTACGTTGGTTGGTGATAGCGCTTACTGCGGGGGGCGTGTTTCCCCCTCCGGGAAGGATGCGATTGAGAAGGGGAAGGGTACCGCCCGCACGGGTCAGGCTGGCGCGAAGAAGGAGGGGACGGGGGCGAGAGGTCAGGTTATTGGAGGTGGGAATGAACTGCAGGAGCGTCGCTTTCGGGCACGTTGGGTGCCACCAGAGCAAGTAGCCGACGCGGAGGGACGCTGCATCAAACGTGAGGCTGCCGAGAAAGTGGTTATCCGCGTTGTGGGGCGCGTCGGATCTATTACCAAGGCGGAAACCAAGCGAGTCAAAGAGCCGCCGCCTTTACCCTTCGATCTTTCCACCCTTCAGCAGATTGCCTCACGGCGTTTGACGATGGGGGCTCAGCAAGTCCTTGATACCGCGCAGGCCCTCTACGAGACCCACAAGGCCATTACCTATCCACGTACTGATTGCCCCTACCTGCCTGAGAGCCAACACCGTGAGGCACCGGGGGTGTTGGCGGCGGTTGCGGCCTCCGATTCGGGGCTGGTGGCGTTGGTGCGTGGGGCCGATGCGACCCTACGTTCGCGGGCTTGGGACGAGTCCAAGATTACTGCCCACCATGCCATTATCCCGACTGCAGCCAAGGTCGACGTGGGGCGTATGAATGCTACCGAGACGCAGCTCTACGACCTTATTCGCCGTCGTTATCTGGCGCAGTTTTATCCGGCCTATGAATACGACCACACCGAAGTCGAGGTCGAGGTCGAGGTCGAACAAGAGATTTTTCGCACTACCGGACGGGTGATGCGTATCCCCGGTTGGCGCACCGTGCTGGGAAAGGAATTACCCGCAGAGGGAGGGGAGGATGAGGTGCCACCGCTCCCGGCGATGACCATCGGTGAGTCGTCCGAGGTTTTGGAGGCGGCCCTGGAGGACAAGCAGACGCGGCCTCCCCCCCACTACACCGAAGGGACGCTGATTGCCGCCATGAAAAATGTGGGTCGGAGCGTGGCCGACCCCAAGCTCAAGAAGGTGCTCAAGGAGACCTCAGGCATCGGTACCGAGGCGACGCGTGCGAGCATCATTGAGATTTTGATTAAACGCAATTTTTTGGTGCGAGAAGGTAAACGCTATCTACACAGCACCCCAACGGGTCAGGCATTGGTGGATGCTCTGCCCGAGGCGGTGAAGGACCCCGCCACCACTGCCCTATGGGAGCAGGGCTTGGATGAGATTGCTCGCGGCGAGGCAACTTTGGAACCTTTCCTGGAGCGTCAGGCGCGTTGGGTGGGAGAGATGGTGGCGCTGGTCAAGACCGGGCAGATGCCGGTAGGTCTGGCTTCCTTGGCGAAGAGGGTGGCGGTGTCGGCGCCGGTCACTACTACTCGGAACTCCGCCAAACCGACCCGGAAGTGGAGTCGTGGTACTGGTGGAAAATCCAAAAAAGCTGAAAAGTTGGGGATTGCTAATACGTCTTCCAACGAGGAACCTGGTATGTCATACCCCCGCAAAACTCAATCCCCCCGGGCGACAACGCGACCAACGGTCGGACCAATTGCCGTGGTTGCCGAACCACCTCCTCTCGTAACCGCGACGGTCTCGTCTAGGGAAGAACCTTCCTCCTGGGGCGACGCCCCACCATGGGAGGTTGTTCCTCCGTGGGAAGTCTGCGGGGGCGAAGCGCCTCCACCTTGGGAAGAGGACCCCGCTTGGGAGATGGATGTACCACCTCCTTCTGACGAGGTTCCTTTACCGCGAGTGCGAGATACCGTGGCGCGTAGTAATCCGCCACTTGTTACCCAACCTTCCGCACCACCGACCGGAACTCAAAATATTGTGCCCACCGCTGGTGATCCCTGTCCAAGTTGCAATCAGGGACGTTTGATACAGCGTACCGCCCGGCGTGGTTCTAATGCGGGAGGGACTTTTCTGGGGTGCTCTAAATTTCCTCATTGTCGATATACGGTAGCGGGATGA